One genomic region from Methanonatronarchaeum thermophilum encodes:
- the artA gene encoding archaeosortase A, with product MIGYGYFVWIALFLFLLAAVFSVYRRDSRIVHVVGGVGWLLFGVYWLSVPEGYIEIQDYFNAVLTGSASFLSWAVGYLEFRSVWNAEFREESVFLTRLAAIAGGIYFPLAYLAGGGFDFLQVLVAHNTAFILELIGMSVDRYGTTLVYLDGSSMTNIDIIFACTGIESMAVFTAAILSSHDALNSKLKAFITVPVIYLLNLVRNVFIVYATGNDLFGDLTILGITGSFNIAHHVFAKIGSLIVLFVLAYFLLTVLPQLQKMVVRVLLVPIKMFRGLK from the coding sequence ATGATTGGTTATGGATATTTTGTTTGGATAGCTTTGTTTTTGTTTTTATTGGCTGCTGTCTTCTCTGTGTATAGGAGGGATAGTAGGATTGTTCATGTAGTTGGTGGTGTTGGTTGGTTGTTGTTTGGGGTTTATTGGCTTTCTGTTCCTGAAGGTTATATTGAGATTCAGGATTATTTTAATGCGGTTTTAACCGGCTCTGCATCGTTTTTGTCGTGGGCTGTTGGTTATCTTGAGTTTAGGAGTGTGTGGAACGCTGAGTTTAGAGAGGAGTCTGTTTTTTTAACTAGATTGGCTGCTATTGCTGGGGGTATTTACTTTCCTTTAGCTTATTTGGCTGGAGGTGGTTTTGATTTTCTACAGGTATTGGTTGCTCATAACACTGCTTTTATCCTTGAGTTGATAGGGATGTCCGTTGATCGTTATGGAACTACTTTAGTTTATTTAGATGGTAGTTCTATGACGAATATAGATATTATTTTTGCTTGTACTGGTATTGAGAGTATGGCAGTATTTACTGCCGCTATTCTTTCTTCTCATGACGCTTTAAATAGTAAGTTGAAGGCTTTTATCACCGTTCCTGTTATTTATCTACTTAACTTGGTTAGGAATGTTTTTATTGTTTATGCAACAGGTAATGATTTATTTGGTGATTTGACAATATTGGGTATAACGGGTAGTTTTAACATTGCTCATCATGTGTTTGCTAAAATAGGTTCTTTGATTGTTCTTTTTGTACTAGCGTATTTCTTGTTAACTGTGTTGCCACAGCTTCAAAAGATGGTTGTACGTGTGTTGTTGGTTCCAATTAAGATGTTTAGGGGTTTGAAATGA
- a CDS encoding sulfatase-like hydrolase/transferase has translation MNVVVLVFDTVRRDRLSPYNGDIDFTPVFQEFAESSDVYMNAFSQAPWSFPSQLSFLSGLYPWQHQGNQSKPFVDGGIDCLPVKLRDEGYFTSMIHNNSWLTPVTGATKGFDEDRTILGKSRYFHSFWSSLGKSDLDIVQRKLILSFSKLNLLNPPKDCYGILDQIRSIERFLDRHSGRDFFCYINLVESHYPYNPPERYKKRHGVERDVGDLKSMPLEYGGRVFMDELDVLNRLYNAEIDFLDDLFGVVLNLFKKYGVYEDTLFVVFSDHGELIGEECKFGHHFSTNKHLINVPLIVKKPGVEGRVIEEVTEVRELHYMILNEVGANQYDEIKLMDGYACGMYEKPVIYREKLDSFYDYCLNDVFYIANEDGVFRVYGP, from the coding sequence ATGAATGTTGTTGTTTTGGTTTTTGATACTGTTAGGAGGGATCGCTTGTCTCCGTATAATGGTGATATCGATTTTACTCCAGTTTTTCAGGAGTTTGCGGAATCCTCTGATGTGTATATGAATGCTTTTAGTCAGGCACCTTGGAGTTTTCCATCTCAACTTTCATTTCTTTCCGGTTTATATCCATGGCAGCATCAAGGAAACCAATCAAAACCGTTTGTAGATGGTGGGATCGATTGTTTACCTGTTAAGTTACGTGATGAAGGATATTTTACTTCGATGATTCATAATAATAGTTGGTTAACACCTGTTACTGGGGCTACTAAGGGTTTTGATGAAGATAGAACTATATTGGGTAAATCTAGGTATTTCCATAGTTTTTGGAGTTCGTTAGGGAAGAGTGATCTGGATATTGTTCAAAGAAAACTGATTTTGTCTTTTTCTAAACTTAATCTACTTAATCCACCTAAAGATTGTTATGGTATTTTAGATCAAATTAGGTCTATAGAACGTTTTTTAGATAGACATAGTGGCCGGGATTTTTTTTGTTATATCAATTTGGTTGAGTCACATTATCCGTATAACCCACCTGAGAGATATAAAAAAAGGCATGGTGTGGAGAGAGATGTTGGTGATTTAAAGTCGATGCCTTTGGAGTATGGTGGTAGGGTGTTTATGGATGAGTTGGATGTGTTGAATCGTTTGTATAATGCTGAGATTGATTTTCTCGATGATCTGTTCGGTGTGGTTTTGAATTTATTTAAGAAATATGGAGTTTATGAAGATACTTTGTTTGTTGTTTTCTCCGATCATGGTGAGTTAATTGGTGAGGAATGTAAGTTCGGACATCATTTTTCCACCAATAAACACTTGATAAATGTTCCATTGATTGTAAAGAAACCAGGTGTTGAAGGAAGGGTTATAGAAGAGGTTACTGAAGTTAGAGAGCTCCATTATATGATTTTAAATGAGGTTGGAGCTAACCAATATGATGAAATTAAATTGATGGATGGTTATGCCTGTGGAATGTATGAAAAACCAGTTATTTATAGGGAAAAACTTGATTCATTTTATGATTATTGTTTGAATGATGTTTTCTATATTGCTAATGAAGATGGTGTTTTCAGAGTATATGGGCCTTAA
- a CDS encoding CBS domain-containing protein, whose translation MSGIKAGDIMIPCSRVVCIGPDDHLAKARLVMSRNNVGGLPVTVEGRIVGFITLRDITLCPAPPEFRVSEMMTRDVITKDVDTSVKELADIMVETGIQRIPIVSGGSLVGLVTQSSVIKAARDVL comes from the coding sequence TTGAGTGGTATTAAAGCTGGGGATATAATGATTCCTTGTAGTCGTGTTGTTTGTATTGGTCCTGATGATCATCTTGCTAAAGCAAGGTTGGTTATGTCTAGGAATAATGTTGGTGGTCTTCCTGTCACTGTTGAGGGGCGTATTGTTGGGTTTATCACTTTGAGAGATATTACTTTGTGTCCTGCGCCACCTGAGTTCAGGGTTTCTGAAATGATGACGCGGGATGTTATAACTAAGGATGTTGATACCTCGGTTAAGGAGCTTGCCGATATTATGGTTGAAACTGGTATCCAGCGTATTCCTATTGTTAGTGGTGGTAGTTTGGTGGGTTTGGTTACTCAGAGTTCAGTTATTAAAGCTGCGCGTGACGTGCTTTAA
- a CDS encoding phosphatidylserine decarboxylase, translating to MKVASEGLKISGVLFGLSIVFFYLRYLVLGSVFLFFALAVLFFFRDPDREINGEGVVSPADGKVLDVKTVGGRPVVCIFLSLLDVHVNRVPLSGEVVDVEHHPGRYIPAFKKESENNERNEVFLSTDWGEFKVVQIAGFSARRIRCYINPGEVVDRGSRFGLIAFSSRVDLYFPEEFDLDCIGVDEGDRLVAGVTKVADLPED from the coding sequence ATGAAGGTTGCTAGTGAGGGACTTAAGATATCGGGTGTGTTGTTCGGTTTATCTATCGTTTTTTTCTATCTAAGGTATTTAGTGCTAGGTTCCGTCTTTTTGTTTTTCGCTTTAGCTGTTTTGTTTTTCTTTAGAGACCCTGATCGTGAGATTAATGGTGAAGGAGTTGTTTCTCCTGCGGATGGTAAGGTTTTGGATGTGAAAACGGTAGGAGGTAGGCCGGTTGTATGTATTTTTCTCAGTTTGCTCGACGTTCATGTGAATCGAGTACCCCTCTCTGGTGAAGTAGTAGATGTTGAACACCATCCTGGTAGGTATATTCCAGCCTTCAAGAAGGAGTCTGAGAATAATGAGAGGAATGAGGTTTTCTTGTCAACTGATTGGGGTGAGTTTAAGGTGGTTCAGATAGCTGGTTTTTCTGCGAGAAGGATTAGGTGTTACATCAATCCTGGTGAGGTTGTTGATAGGGGTTCGAGGTTTGGTTTGATTGCTTTCAGCTCCAGGGTTGACCTGTATTTTCCAGAGGAATTTGATTTGGATTGTATTGGTGTTGATGAGGGAGATAGGTTGGTTGCAGGGGTTACTAAGGTCGCTGACCTACCGGAGGACTAG
- a CDS encoding B12-binding domain-containing radical SAM protein: MTTEVLLINPPDFKSKYKKYFNIRAPPLGIAYIASVLDENDIDVVLMDCAAEDIGYDEMARKVGELDPFLVGVTSTTPLIPEALRSIQVAKEASNAYTVLGGPHPTFMHEDILNQNESVDFVVKGEGEYTVLDLYQTLREEGDLSNVEGIVFRSEGRVVENEDRALIEDLDSLPYPARHLLPTDKYVVFDDRMSITTMVCSRGCPMQCSFCASSALHGKAIRKRSPTDVVDEMEHVKETLDVSTIAFMDDTFTLLPDWVREFCRELKDRDIDIGWGCTARVDKIDRDMIELMRDAGCHTIFIGVESGNQEILDRVKKGTQTSQVKKIFETANDVGMRTVASLAIGLPGETRETVNRSIQFVKDIKANYALFSIATPYPGTEFYNNMKDIGKIKGEWGDYDLFSPVVETTTLTLEEIHSLQKQAFKEFYLRPTYIMKNLVKEGVPFFKVMSAILKQSMKQSN, translated from the coding sequence ATGACAACTGAAGTACTCCTTATTAACCCACCGGATTTCAAGTCTAAATATAAAAAATATTTTAATATCAGGGCGCCTCCGTTAGGGATTGCTTATATTGCGTCAGTTTTAGATGAGAACGATATAGATGTAGTTTTAATGGATTGTGCTGCAGAGGATATAGGTTATGATGAGATGGCGCGAAAGGTTGGGGAGTTAGATCCTTTTTTGGTTGGGGTTACATCTACAACACCATTGATACCTGAAGCTCTGAGGTCTATTCAAGTTGCTAAAGAAGCTTCCAATGCATATACAGTGTTAGGTGGGCCACACCCTACATTTATGCATGAAGATATTCTTAACCAGAATGAATCGGTAGATTTTGTAGTTAAAGGTGAGGGGGAGTACACAGTTTTAGACCTATATCAGACTTTGAGAGAGGAGGGTGACTTAAGTAATGTTGAAGGAATTGTGTTTAGGTCTGAGGGTAGAGTTGTTGAAAATGAGGACCGAGCTTTAATTGAAGATCTTGATTCCTTACCATATCCAGCTAGGCATCTGCTTCCTACCGATAAATATGTGGTTTTCGATGACAGGATGTCTATCACAACTATGGTCTGTAGCAGGGGATGTCCGATGCAATGTTCGTTCTGCGCCTCTTCTGCTCTACATGGTAAAGCAATTCGTAAGAGGTCTCCTACAGATGTTGTTGATGAGATGGAGCATGTTAAAGAAACACTAGATGTATCCACTATTGCGTTTATGGATGACACGTTTACATTGCTTCCTGACTGGGTTCGTGAATTTTGTAGAGAGTTGAAGGATAGAGATATAGATATCGGGTGGGGATGTACTGCAAGAGTTGACAAGATCGATAGAGACATGATAGAGTTGATGAGGGATGCCGGATGCCACACTATTTTTATAGGTGTTGAATCTGGTAACCAAGAGATACTTGACAGGGTTAAGAAAGGGACTCAAACCAGTCAGGTTAAAAAGATATTTGAAACAGCTAACGATGTTGGAATGAGAACGGTGGCTTCATTAGCTATTGGCTTGCCAGGTGAGACAAGAGAAACGGTTAATAGAAGTATTCAGTTTGTCAAAGATATTAAGGCTAACTACGCTTTGTTTTCGATTGCCACGCCCTACCCTGGAACTGAGTTCTACAATAATATGAAGGATATCGGTAAGATTAAGGGTGAGTGGGGGGATTATGACCTGTTTTCCCCTGTTGTAGAGACAACTACCCTAACTTTAGAGGAGATACATAGCCTACAGAAACAAGCTTTCAAGGAGTTTTATTTAAGACCAACATACATAATGAAGAACCTTGTTAAAGAGGGAGTACCGTTCTTTAAAGTGATGTCGGCTATTTTAAAGCAATCTATGAAACAATCCAACTGA
- a CDS encoding Hsp20/alpha crystallin family protein encodes MGEDWLSKSLGKIFRRMGSSFEEAKKEFKYGYKDSLLESDNTRSKGEKKGKKKPFVDVFKKGDRLKVLVEAPGAIKEKIHIGVYNEDTLHIYIPSKTKEDYSVDIKLPSKVKTKKARYKYNNGVMAVSLDIQD; translated from the coding sequence ATGGGAGAAGACTGGTTATCCAAGTCATTAGGGAAAATCTTCCGCAGAATGGGTAGTTCATTTGAGGAAGCGAAAAAAGAGTTTAAGTATGGATACAAAGACTCATTACTGGAGAGTGACAACACCAGATCCAAAGGTGAAAAAAAGGGTAAAAAAAAGCCTTTCGTTGATGTATTTAAGAAAGGTGATAGACTCAAGGTGTTGGTTGAAGCTCCCGGCGCGATAAAAGAAAAAATACATATAGGAGTATACAATGAAGATACATTGCACATCTACATTCCATCAAAAACAAAAGAAGACTACTCAGTCGATATTAAACTACCCTCTAAAGTAAAAACGAAAAAAGCCCGATATAAATACAACAACGGCGTCATGGCCGTATCACTTGATATACAAGACTAA
- the alaS gene encoding alanine--tRNA ligase produces the protein MSLENEYKLDFLQDNDFIRKECSECGYYFWSLDGDRETCGDPPCDDYSFIENPPIDGEFNLTEMREHYLSFFEDRMHDRVERRPVIARWRDDIFLTIASIADFQPHVTGGHCLPPANPLTISQPCIRLDDIDSVGRSGRHLTNFEMMAHHAFNFDEEHIYWKDKTVELCHEFFTELGIPGREIIYKENPWAGGGNAGPAFEVLCRGLELATLVFMNMELDPNGEYEIKGDRYRKMDSTIVDTGYGLERIVWASKGSPTIYDAVFDEAVNHVVDLAGINHHLKDPEYRELLGEHAKLSGYMDVEVGSDLMEIRRKVADRLDFDVDQLKEMMEPIEEAYAIVDHSRTITFMLGDGIVPSNVKAGYLARHVIRRALRMMMSLEIETPLSEIVQLQIDMMKDDYPEFKRREDIILEIVDLEEKRFDETVSKGRNLVKKTAEHYHDKDGEIPLDSVLELYDTHGVPPEIIKEVGEEVGVDVEVPDDFYTRVAKKHEGETKEVEEPTELEERLKDYPATKLLFYSQPNDISFEGVIIDSFENKIVLDQTLFYPEGGGQPADHGTIDTGERIYNITDVQKIGDVVVHTFENENGDGSDIKKGVVVQGKIDQERRRAHTRHHTATHVLLGAARNVLGYHVFQQGSNLSTSQARLDISHYKPITMNEIKEIEWKINQIVMDNRSVTTKTMDRNEAEKKHGYVLYQGGVPMGDEIRVVETEDWNVQACGGTHCESTGKIGPIKILSTESVQDGVIRLNFSAGEAAIESIHERDEILQQTSDKFSVHYQELPKTAERFFNEWKERGKEIDRLQQELAKLRRQQLSNEAVEVNGIKIVSQKLTEAKMDEIRATAEETSNRGATSMITGDQGHTAISVSKEAINKGLNANKLLQTITKKYSGGGGGNEKIAQGKIPPHKIDKAIEEFNKMVKKELNAN, from the coding sequence ATGAGTTTAGAAAATGAGTATAAACTGGATTTCCTTCAGGACAATGATTTTATAAGAAAAGAATGTAGTGAGTGTGGATACTATTTCTGGAGTTTAGATGGAGATCGAGAAACCTGTGGAGATCCTCCTTGTGATGATTACTCGTTTATCGAAAATCCACCTATCGATGGAGAGTTTAATTTAACGGAGATGCGGGAACACTACCTAAGTTTTTTCGAAGACCGTATGCACGATCGTGTTGAACGTCGACCGGTCATCGCTAGATGGAGGGACGATATATTCCTAACCATCGCTTCGATAGCTGATTTCCAGCCTCATGTGACCGGTGGCCATTGCCTGCCTCCAGCAAACCCGTTAACGATATCTCAACCGTGTATACGGCTTGATGACATCGATTCGGTTGGTAGAAGCGGTAGACATCTAACTAATTTTGAAATGATGGCACATCATGCCTTCAATTTTGATGAAGAACATATTTATTGGAAAGATAAAACAGTAGAGTTGTGCCATGAGTTTTTCACTGAACTTGGTATACCTGGTAGAGAGATTATTTATAAAGAAAACCCTTGGGCTGGTGGTGGAAACGCAGGTCCAGCTTTTGAAGTTTTATGTCGTGGGTTAGAGCTCGCCACTCTTGTTTTCATGAACATGGAGTTGGATCCAAATGGTGAGTATGAAATTAAAGGTGACCGGTACCGAAAAATGGATTCAACGATTGTAGACACTGGATATGGTTTGGAGAGAATTGTGTGGGCTTCTAAAGGAAGTCCAACCATATATGACGCTGTTTTCGATGAAGCGGTCAACCATGTTGTGGATTTAGCTGGAATAAACCACCACTTAAAAGACCCTGAATACCGGGAACTACTTGGTGAACACGCCAAACTATCTGGCTACATGGATGTTGAGGTCGGCAGCGACCTAATGGAGATACGTAGAAAAGTTGCAGATAGACTGGATTTCGATGTAGATCAACTAAAAGAGATGATGGAGCCTATTGAAGAGGCTTACGCAATAGTTGACCACAGCCGGACAATCACATTTATGCTTGGAGACGGTATCGTTCCTTCAAACGTGAAAGCCGGATATCTAGCTCGCCACGTAATTCGACGTGCCTTAAGAATGATGATGTCTTTAGAGATAGAAACACCGTTATCTGAGATTGTTCAACTACAAATAGACATGATGAAAGACGACTACCCTGAATTCAAGAGACGTGAAGATATAATACTGGAGATAGTTGATTTAGAAGAAAAAAGATTCGATGAAACCGTTTCAAAAGGCAGAAACCTAGTTAAAAAAACCGCTGAACACTACCATGATAAAGATGGTGAGATACCTCTAGACTCGGTTCTCGAGCTATATGACACACATGGAGTCCCCCCTGAAATAATTAAGGAGGTTGGCGAAGAGGTAGGTGTCGATGTAGAGGTTCCAGACGACTTCTATACAAGAGTTGCAAAAAAACATGAAGGAGAAACGAAAGAAGTTGAAGAACCAACAGAACTAGAAGAGAGATTAAAAGATTATCCCGCTACAAAACTCTTGTTCTACAGCCAACCAAACGACATAAGTTTCGAAGGAGTTATAATAGATTCATTCGAGAACAAAATCGTTCTAGACCAAACCTTATTCTATCCAGAGGGTGGTGGCCAACCAGCAGACCACGGAACAATCGATACAGGTGAACGTATCTACAACATAACAGACGTACAGAAAATAGGAGACGTTGTAGTTCATACATTTGAAAACGAAAACGGAGACGGCAGCGATATAAAGAAAGGAGTTGTAGTACAAGGCAAAATAGACCAAGAAAGAAGAAGAGCACACACAAGACATCACACCGCAACACACGTACTGCTAGGAGCCGCAAGAAACGTACTAGGATACCACGTATTCCAACAAGGATCAAACCTATCAACAAGTCAAGCACGACTGGACATAAGCCATTACAAACCCATCACCATGAACGAGATAAAAGAGATCGAATGGAAGATCAACCAAATCGTAATGGACAACCGTTCAGTAACAACAAAAACCATGGATCGGAACGAAGCGGAAAAAAAACATGGATACGTCTTATACCAAGGCGGAGTACCAATGGGCGACGAAATACGTGTCGTAGAAACCGAAGACTGGAACGTACAGGCATGTGGTGGTACACACTGCGAAAGCACAGGTAAAATAGGACCAATAAAAATACTATCAACCGAAAGCGTCCAAGACGGTGTTATAAGACTAAATTTCTCCGCCGGAGAAGCCGCCATCGAAAGCATACACGAAAGAGACGAAATACTACAACAAACATCCGACAAATTCTCAGTTCACTACCAAGAACTACCTAAAACAGCCGAGAGGTTCTTCAACGAATGGAAAGAACGAGGAAAAGAGATCGATAGACTACAACAAGAACTAGCCAAACTACGTAGACAACAACTATCAAACGAAGCAGTCGAGGTCAACGGAATAAAAATAGTAAGCCAAAAACTAACCGAAGCCAAAATGGATGAAATAAGAGCAACAGCAGAAGAAACATCGAACAGAGGAGCCACATCCATGATAACAGGAGACCAAGGACACACAGCAATCTCAGTAAGCAAAGAAGCAATAAATAAAGGATTAAACGCAAACAAACTACTTCAAACAATAACCAAAAAATACAGTGGCGGTGGAGGCGGCAACGAAAAAATAGCACAAGGAAAAATACCACCACACAAAATAGACAAAGCAATAGAAGAATTCAACAAAATGGTGAAAAAAGAGTTAAACGCCAACTAA
- a CDS encoding translation initiation factor eIF-1A, giving the protein MQARVINMLGANRVRVHSEDGETRIARIPGKMQKRNWIREDDVVLIEPWDFQDEKADIKWRYKQWDVRWLREHGKLKV; this is encoded by the coding sequence ATACAGGCCCGTGTGATAAATATGCTTGGTGCTAACAGAGTTAGAGTTCATTCAGAAGATGGTGAAACCCGTATTGCGAGAATACCGGGTAAAATGCAGAAAAGAAACTGGATAAGAGAAGACGATGTCGTACTCATCGAGCCTTGGGACTTCCAAGATGAAAAAGCCGATATAAAATGGAGATACAAACAGTGGGATGTCCGTTGGCTAAGAGAGCATGGTAAGCTGAAAGTATAA
- a CDS encoding DUF7411 family protein: MTIWGATSTKLKTKLDKKIDKPIETHKKNGIHISIQKNHPESEIIEKKNTTIAVSGVLYRNKKPNLKKTIQETESPKKLIKMDGEFAFAWQTKNQITLGRDHIGTIPLYYTKTTDGIAFSTNKKTLLQTTNKKPHRITPGHIHTIRDNKITDKVIIKTRETKKEIDKNKKPEEYGKQLIKKLDQAIQKRINGETAIAFSGGIDSSLIAKLASKHTETTLYTVGYTDSPDIKWSKKAAKNLNLPHKPIEIDLNQIEKTIPKTIETTCDATRLTTGVGLPFYILAEQLKKDGYTTILTGQGSDELFGGYTKYRNTENPETEMYKDIEHIAKKDLERDHQIFTAHGIIPKNPFLDQKFVETALSIPLKHRTPNSNQIEKQILRTGAKKILPQDITQRPKKSLQYGSRIDREIDRIARRNGYKRREKHHVDKYLASIAKEIFEEKNLKHVTRSFNN; the protein is encoded by the coding sequence GTGACGATTTGGGGCGCCACATCCACAAAACTAAAAACAAAACTTGATAAAAAAATCGATAAACCAATAGAAACTCACAAAAAAAACGGTATACATATATCAATACAGAAAAACCATCCAGAATCAGAGATAATCGAGAAAAAAAACACCACAATAGCAGTATCAGGTGTGTTATACAGAAACAAAAAACCAAACCTGAAAAAAACAATCCAAGAAACCGAAAGCCCCAAAAAACTAATAAAAATGGATGGAGAGTTCGCATTCGCATGGCAAACCAAAAACCAAATAACACTAGGCAGAGATCACATCGGAACCATACCCCTATACTACACAAAAACAACCGATGGAATAGCATTCTCAACCAACAAAAAAACACTACTACAAACAACCAACAAAAAACCACATAGAATAACTCCAGGCCACATACACACAATCAGAGACAACAAAATAACAGATAAAGTTATAATCAAAACACGTGAAACAAAAAAAGAGATAGATAAAAACAAAAAACCTGAAGAATACGGAAAACAACTAATAAAAAAACTAGACCAAGCCATCCAAAAAAGAATCAACGGTGAAACGGCAATAGCATTCTCAGGCGGTATAGACAGCTCTTTAATAGCAAAACTCGCAAGCAAACACACAGAAACAACCCTATACACCGTAGGATATACAGACTCCCCCGACATAAAATGGAGCAAAAAAGCAGCAAAAAACCTAAACCTCCCCCACAAACCGATAGAGATAGACCTCAACCAAATAGAAAAAACAATACCAAAAACCATAGAGACAACATGCGACGCAACCCGACTCACAACAGGAGTCGGCCTACCATTCTACATACTAGCCGAACAACTAAAAAAAGACGGATATACAACAATACTAACCGGCCAAGGCTCAGACGAACTATTCGGAGGATACACAAAATACAGAAACACAGAAAACCCAGAAACCGAGATGTACAAAGACATCGAACATATAGCTAAAAAAGACCTAGAACGAGACCACCAAATATTCACCGCCCATGGGATAATACCTAAAAACCCATTCCTAGACCAAAAATTCGTCGAAACCGCATTATCTATACCACTTAAACACCGAACCCCAAACTCAAACCAAATCGAAAAACAAATATTGAGAACTGGAGCCAAAAAAATACTCCCCCAAGACATCACACAAAGACCTAAAAAATCCCTACAATACGGAAGCAGAATCGACCGTGAAATAGACCGTATAGCCAGAAGAAACGGATACAAAAGAAGAGAAAAACACCACGTCGACAAATACCTTGCATCAATAGCAAAAGAAATATTTGAAGAAAAAAACTTAAAGCACGTCACGCGCAGCTTTAATAACTGA
- a CDS encoding KH domain-containing protein, whose translation MPENIDYVKIPNDRIGVLIGKKGRTKEDIEARTGVKLTIDSNDGNVEINREDADPVLGWKTSKVVRAIGRGFTPEKAVKLLKDNYVLQILDITNYATTKKSRKRLKGRVIGKKGKTRNLLEDISGTNISIYGKTVSCIGKPERVTATIEAIEMILNGAPHGHAYRFLKENIPTSGEIEYVRTDHRPGTIPNESQNE comes from the coding sequence ATGCCGGAAAATATAGACTACGTAAAAATCCCCAACGACAGAATAGGGGTATTGATAGGTAAAAAAGGTAGAACAAAAGAAGATATAGAGGCGCGAACAGGCGTTAAACTAACTATCGATAGTAATGACGGAAACGTCGAAATAAACAGAGAAGACGCCGACCCAGTTCTAGGGTGGAAGACAAGCAAGGTAGTTAGAGCAATAGGCCGGGGATTCACACCAGAAAAAGCAGTCAAACTACTCAAAGACAACTACGTACTACAGATACTTGATATAACAAACTACGCTACAACAAAGAAATCAAGAAAAAGACTGAAAGGAAGGGTAATAGGTAAAAAAGGGAAAACCCGAAACCTACTAGAAGACATATCGGGAACAAACATATCAATATATGGAAAAACAGTCTCCTGTATAGGCAAACCCGAAAGGGTAACAGCAACAATAGAAGCAATAGAGATGATATTAAACGGAGCTCCACATGGACACGCATATAGATTCCTGAAAGAAAACATACCCACATCCGGAGAGATCGAATACGTCCGCACAGACCACCGGCCCGGCACAATACCGAACGAAAGCCAGAACGAGTAA
- the pssA gene encoding CDP-diacylglycerol--serine O-phosphatidyltransferase: MKTNLTIPDIVTIGNLIAGFIGIVYLIHGQPLISIKLVVLAAILDGLDGVLARKLQEDDSSKFGAQLDSLADATSFGVLPALILYTTLNTVFAIVLAVLFLSASIIRLARFNITQTEDYFQGIPTTCAGLTLAIYTIYFDELIMTTIIVLALSILMISEIKYPKIPFKPRIAAGILLILVLITTGPFFTATTTALLALTTAYIIIFPLKNTSLKTAITKKS, encoded by the coding sequence ATGAAAACCAACCTTACCATACCTGACATAGTTACAATAGGAAACCTAATAGCTGGATTCATAGGGATAGTATACTTAATACACGGACAACCATTGATATCAATCAAACTAGTAGTCCTAGCAGCAATACTAGACGGCCTAGACGGCGTTCTGGCTAGAAAATTACAAGAAGACGACTCCAGCAAGTTCGGCGCCCAACTGGACTCACTCGCTGATGCAACATCATTTGGTGTACTTCCAGCATTAATACTGTATACAACACTAAACACCGTTTTTGCAATCGTTTTAGCAGTTTTATTCCTATCAGCGTCAATAATAAGGCTTGCAAGATTCAACATAACCCAAACCGAAGATTATTTCCAAGGTATACCAACAACCTGTGCAGGATTAACACTTGCAATATACACAATCTACTTCGACGAATTGATAATGACCACCATCATAGTTCTCGCATTATCGATATTGATGATATCAGAGATAAAATACCCAAAAATACCATTCAAACCCAGAATTGCCGCTGGAATACTATTGATATTGGTATTAATAACCACAGGCCCATTCTTCACAGCCACTACAACAGCTTTATTAGCACTAACAACAGCCTATATCATTATATTCCCATTAAAAAACACCAGCCTTAAAACTGCAATAACCAAAAAATCATAA